Proteins encoded together in one Mastacembelus armatus chromosome 15, fMasArm1.2, whole genome shotgun sequence window:
- the nkx1.2la gene encoding NK1 transcription factor related 2-like,a isoform X2, with product MLDPRDCGVTMTSSHKISFSIIDILDPNKFNSRRVNELSIVKEKLPVPNAEGASLESDSIAGGDVRVECEKAGREREEHSAASGHHTVVADPLLLSPSDDTEPCRPGEQDDGGSAVTLQETSTHKRRRLDQACAKPRRARTAFTYEQLVALENKFRATRYLSVCERLNLALSLSLTETQVKIWFQNRRTKWKKQNPGADSPLQPGSNSLVNVSPNQATCGSSSASFHQTFPNFSTGNVIFHTAGAVPLSSTGGLLHPFMSTGFVQPTYFNPHL from the exons ATGCTGGACCCCAGGGACTGTGGAGTGACAATGACGTCCAGTCATAAGATTTCCTTTTCTATAATTGACATTTTGGATCCGAACAAATTCAACAGCAGAAGAGTAAACGAACTTTCCATCGTCAAGGAGAAGTTGCCTGTGCCAAATGCAGAGGGAGCAAGTTTGGAGTCGGACAGCATTGCAGGCGGAGACGTCAGAGTTGAGTGCGAGAAAGCAGGTAGAGAAA GAGAAGAACACTCTGCAGCCTCCGGGCATCATACAGTGGTGGCTGACCCCCTTCTGCTCTCTCCGTCGGATGATACCGAGCCCTGCCGCCCCGGGGAACAAGATGATGGAGGGTCAGCCGTCACGCTGCAGGAGACGTCAACGCACAAGCGGCGACGCCTGGACCAGGCCTGCGCCAAACCGCGACGCGCCAGAACAGCGTTCACCTACGAACAACTTGTGgctttggaaaacaaatttcGCGCAACCCGgtacctgtctgtgtgtgagagactaaACCTGGCCTTGTCCTTGAGTCTGACCGAAACTCAGGTGAAAATTTGGTTCCAGAACAGGAGGACCAAGTGGAAAAAGCAGAACCCCGGTGCGGACAGCCCATTGCAACCCGGCTCCAATTCCTTGGTCAACGTCAGCCCAAATCAGGCCACCTGTGGGTCAAGTTCCGCCAGTTTCCACCAAACCTTTCCTAACTTCAGCACCGGGAATGTCATCTTCCACACCGCCGGTGCTGTTCCGCTTTCGTCCACTGGAGGGCTCCTGCACCCATTCATGTCCACTGGATTCGTCCAGCCAACTTATTTTAATCCACATCTATGA